From a region of the Methanolobus tindarius DSM 2278 genome:
- a CDS encoding iron ABC transporter substrate-binding protein: protein MNVKNGTLLLILIVLLAVTACGCMEQTEAEQVQVTTNNTVQITDMLGRELTVPEEITSVYATSPPSTILVYMLAPEKVAGWNFLNTFNHTLMNDEYLNLPILGGWFGTQTGNYETIINIHPDIVMEGYTTDGQIDEAIKRRQESFGNIPVVAIDDSIIFVEESDPTIEYVGELLDCEEQAADFMEFRADILDEIENKVSDIPDEEKVRVYYAEGPTGLKTDPSGSQHSQVIDICGGINVANCSLTPGNGMTPVSIEQVMEWNPEIILTSNAQFYNTVYSDPLWENIDAVQNERVYLSPLNPFCWIDRPQGPHLIIGTAWTATVLYPDLFEDMDMEQTTRDFYSQFLHYDLTEEEMESLLNP from the coding sequence ATGAACGTAAAAAATGGTACATTACTCCTCATTTTGATAGTTTTGCTGGCTGTTACTGCATGTGGATGCATGGAACAGACCGAAGCAGAACAGGTACAGGTTACTACAAATAACACGGTGCAAATCACGGATATGCTTGGCAGGGAACTAACGGTACCCGAAGAGATCACATCGGTTTACGCTACATCCCCTCCTTCTACAATTCTTGTTTACATGCTTGCACCTGAAAAAGTTGCAGGCTGGAATTTTCTTAACACTTTTAACCACACATTGATGAACGATGAATATCTCAATTTACCAATTCTTGGTGGGTGGTTCGGTACGCAGACAGGAAATTATGAGACAATTATCAATATTCATCCTGATATCGTAATGGAAGGATACACAACAGATGGTCAGATAGATGAAGCAATCAAGCGCAGGCAGGAATCTTTTGGAAATATCCCGGTTGTTGCCATTGATGATTCAATCATTTTTGTAGAAGAATCAGACCCGACAATTGAGTACGTGGGAGAACTCCTGGATTGTGAGGAACAGGCAGCCGATTTTATGGAATTCAGGGCTGATATTCTCGATGAAATAGAAAATAAAGTCTCCGATATTCCTGACGAGGAAAAGGTAAGAGTCTACTATGCAGAAGGACCCACAGGTCTTAAAACCGATCCATCCGGGTCACAACATTCACAGGTTATCGATATCTGTGGAGGTATAAATGTTGCAAATTGTTCCCTTACTCCCGGAAACGGAATGACACCTGTTTCAATTGAACAGGTGATGGAATGGAATCCTGAAATAATCCTCACATCAAATGCCCAGTTCTACAATACAGTTTACTCAGATCCACTGTGGGAGAACATTGATGCCGTACAGAACGAGCGTGTTTACCTGTCACCCCTTAACCCATTCTGCTGGATAGACAGGCCACAGGGACCACATCTCATAATCGGAACTGCATGGACGGCCACCGTATTGTATCCTGATCTTTTCGAAGATATGGATATGGAACAAACTACACGTGATTTCTATTCACAGTTCCTGCATTATGATCTTACAGAAGAGGAAATGGAATCACTGTTGAATCCTTAA
- a CDS encoding iron ABC transporter substrate-binding protein, which yields MDKKFCPVSSFLLILILATAISGCTDQTQQSIVQQEESVETVEVTDMLGRNLTVPSEIDNVVTATGPYSILVYMLAPEKLAAWNTFTPADNMHMDELYTSLPVVGSWGSAQTANYETVISLNPEIVIEGYTVNKKGQISEQVTERQEKFGSIPVVAINGSIIAIEDGDDTIEYLGQLLDCEEQATEFINFRLSVIDNINDKVESIPDDEKVRVYYAEGSTGLKTDPSGSLHSEVIDICGGINVADCQVTPGMGMTPVSIEQVAEWNPEVILTTDSEFYNSIYSDPLWANIDAVQNGRVYLAPQNPFCWIDRPYGVHRVIGAAWTANVLYPELFPDTELEELTTEFYSQFFHYDLNNEELKNLLYPEEEALA from the coding sequence ATGGATAAGAAATTCTGTCCAGTTAGTTCCTTTCTATTAATTCTTATTTTAGCAACCGCAATCAGTGGTTGTACTGACCAGACACAGCAATCCATAGTACAACAAGAAGAATCTGTGGAGACTGTAGAAGTAACCGATATGCTGGGTCGCAACCTTACAGTTCCTTCTGAGATAGATAATGTTGTGACTGCAACTGGCCCTTATTCGATATTAGTGTACATGCTTGCACCTGAAAAACTTGCAGCATGGAATACATTTACTCCTGCGGACAACATGCACATGGATGAGCTTTATACCTCACTTCCTGTAGTCGGTTCATGGGGAAGTGCCCAGACAGCAAACTATGAAACGGTCATCAGTCTTAATCCTGAAATTGTTATTGAAGGATATACTGTAAACAAGAAAGGACAAATCAGTGAACAGGTCACTGAGAGGCAGGAGAAATTCGGAAGCATTCCTGTAGTTGCTATCAATGGTTCAATTATTGCCATAGAAGATGGAGATGACACAATCGAATATCTGGGACAATTGCTTGATTGTGAAGAACAGGCAACTGAGTTCATCAATTTCAGGTTATCTGTTATTGACAATATTAATGACAAAGTCGAAAGTATTCCGGACGATGAAAAGGTCCGTGTATACTATGCAGAAGGATCTACCGGTCTAAAAACAGATCCATCAGGTTCATTGCATTCTGAAGTAATCGATATATGCGGCGGTATTAATGTTGCTGATTGCCAGGTAACACCAGGAATGGGAATGACACCGGTTTCCATAGAACAGGTTGCTGAATGGAACCCTGAAGTAATACTGACAACAGATTCCGAGTTCTACAATTCTATTTATTCAGATCCATTATGGGCAAATATTGATGCTGTGCAGAATGGACGTGTATATCTGGCGCCACAAAACCCTTTCTGCTGGATAGACAGACCATATGGTGTACATCGCGTGATAGGAGCTGCATGGACAGCTAATGTACTCTACCCGGAACTGTTTCCGGATACTGAACTAGAAGAATTAACAACTGAGTTCTATTCACAATTCTTCCATTACGACCTCAATAATGAAGAACTGAAGAATTTGCTCTACCCCGAAGAGGAGGCATTGGCATGA
- a CDS encoding class I SAM-dependent methyltransferase, with product MKQDDKLHNFPDIAENVFAPIYPVIASDIIASSGIKEGICIDLGCGLASLGIALAEQTSLTVYAVDISEKMYELATEKASRHDVSDRLKPTLADVHKLPFNDDFANLIVSRGSVFFWNDLPVAFSEIARILAPGGEAWIGGGFGTAELRQQIAKTMEERDPGWQEGSKKRLSPENKQAMKNACVSTGLLFRVVDDGAGFWVVLNK from the coding sequence ATGAAGCAGGATGATAAGTTGCATAATTTCCCGGATATAGCAGAGAATGTGTTTGCACCAATTTATCCTGTGATAGCATCCGACATAATTGCTTCCAGTGGCATAAAAGAAGGAATATGCATTGACCTTGGGTGCGGGCTTGCATCACTTGGAATTGCTCTGGCAGAACAGACATCTCTTACGGTTTATGCTGTGGACATCTCAGAGAAAATGTACGAACTGGCAACGGAAAAAGCTTCCAGACACGATGTTTCTGACAGATTAAAACCAACATTGGCAGATGTGCATAAACTCCCATTTAATGATGATTTTGCAAATCTCATAGTGAGCCGCGGCTCTGTATTCTTCTGGAATGATCTACCTGTTGCCTTCAGTGAAATTGCCAGAATACTTGCCCCCGGAGGTGAAGCCTGGATAGGTGGTGGTTTTGGTACCGCCGAACTTCGCCAGCAGATAGCAAAAACAATGGAAGAACGTGATCCTGGCTGGCAGGAAGGTTCTAAAAAAAGGCTCAGCCCGGAGAACAAGCAGGCAATGAAGAATGCCTGTGTCAGTACAGGGCTGCTATTCAGGGTTGTAGATGATGGTGCTGGATTCTGGGTGGTTCTGAATAAGTAA
- a CDS encoding radical SAM protein: MKCKICEMACDINEHSTGRCKTYQLDGDKIIQDPELGYLGAFPVSIETIPMLHYYPAGKFLQVFSTGCNFKCPGCIARLLASRRSLGWPTLNPDQVIETALKLGCIGIVSTLNEPAANFYMFHELALKAKEKGLLVGCSSNCYFTEETIEELSGFVNFMNVGIKGHSDDSYRNCGVLSSKPVFRNIEKLHRMGVHVEVSAVYMKGKEEDVIQVARTLANISTSIPLQLMRFIPFGDAPIALEPSIGASERLCNSLHDHLQHVYLFNSPGTGLMDTFCPECGEVIIEREFYGPMGSRLLKPWSNYSCECGHSIPVTGTGAIESFSESGFMGGYRISRAFGMVHAVLTCLGIPEEERMLEVWKKISSSEALMDIHHMIQNPTSYLEYIRLIADKAGVQEKGEDLVSFIGKRLELIERVASENDGGSAYYCMGSPLFALNAGRMENNLVNFAGGQSINKLLQKEGKPGFNVEPGFINDNNPKTIFISGFLSRPLYEFYGLCKYYGIEADAVKQQRIYALPPSWDFGSPRWILGLLYIADKLHPGKLEIDIEQEANTFYRRYYGIYYSEAKPNRSFHRPSSGIWPGELTGCTHA, from the coding sequence ATGAAGTGCAAGATATGTGAAATGGCTTGTGATATCAACGAGCACAGTACCGGCAGATGCAAAACCTACCAGCTTGATGGTGACAAAATAATTCAGGATCCAGAACTTGGGTATCTGGGAGCGTTTCCTGTTTCAATAGAGACTATACCCATGCTCCACTATTATCCTGCAGGAAAATTCCTCCAGGTATTCAGCACAGGTTGTAACTTCAAATGTCCGGGATGCATTGCAAGACTTTTGGCTTCAAGAAGGTCGCTTGGATGGCCAACACTGAACCCTGACCAGGTTATTGAAACTGCACTGAAACTTGGGTGCATTGGAATAGTTTCCACACTTAACGAACCGGCTGCGAATTTCTATATGTTCCACGAACTGGCACTTAAAGCAAAAGAAAAAGGTCTCCTCGTTGGTTGTTCTTCTAATTGCTACTTTACGGAAGAAACTATTGAGGAGCTTTCAGGTTTTGTCAATTTCATGAATGTAGGCATAAAGGGACATTCTGATGACTCTTACAGGAATTGTGGAGTCCTGTCCTCAAAACCAGTATTTCGTAATATCGAAAAACTACACAGGATGGGCGTACACGTTGAAGTCTCAGCAGTCTACATGAAAGGAAAGGAAGAAGACGTTATTCAGGTTGCCAGAACCCTTGCAAACATATCAACCTCAATTCCTCTGCAACTCATGAGATTCATCCCATTCGGCGATGCACCAATAGCACTTGAACCGTCCATAGGCGCATCTGAAAGACTGTGCAACAGCCTGCATGATCACCTTCAGCATGTTTACCTCTTTAATTCCCCGGGCACAGGACTAATGGATACATTCTGTCCTGAATGTGGGGAAGTAATAATAGAAAGAGAGTTCTACGGCCCCATGGGTTCCAGACTCCTGAAACCATGGAGCAATTACAGCTGTGAATGTGGCCACAGTATTCCAGTTACCGGCACAGGTGCCATCGAAAGTTTCAGTGAATCCGGATTTATGGGTGGATACAGGATAAGCCGTGCTTTTGGAATGGTTCATGCGGTCCTTACATGCCTGGGAATTCCCGAAGAAGAAAGGATGCTTGAAGTATGGAAAAAGATTTCCAGCTCAGAAGCTCTCATGGATATCCATCATATGATACAGAATCCGACATCATATCTGGAATATATCAGGTTGATTGCTGACAAGGCGGGCGTACAGGAAAAGGGTGAAGACCTTGTCTCATTCATCGGCAAGCGTCTTGAGCTTATTGAACGGGTCGCCTCTGAAAATGATGGCGGAAGCGCATACTATTGCATGGGTTCACCGCTTTTTGCACTGAACGCCGGAAGAATGGAAAACAATCTTGTTAATTTTGCCGGAGGGCAAAGTATCAACAAATTACTTCAGAAAGAAGGTAAGCCTGGTTTCAATGTTGAACCGGGATTTATCAACGATAATAACCCCAAAACGATATTCATCTCCGGTTTTCTTTCCCGCCCACTTTATGAGTTCTACGGCCTCTGCAAGTATTATGGAATAGAAGCAGATGCAGTAAAGCAGCAGAGAATCTATGCACTTCCACCTTCATGGGATTTTGGAAGCCCACGCTGGATACTCGGATTACTTTATATAGCAGATAAGCTGCATCCTGGTAAACTTGAAATAGACATTGAACAGGAAGCAAATACATTCTACAGGCGTTACTACGGCATATATTATAGCGAAGCAAAGCCTAACAGGTCTTTCCACAGACCATCTTCAGGAATCTGGCCAGGGGAACTCACGGGGTGTACTCATGCCTGA
- a CDS encoding FecCD family ABC transporter permease, giving the protein MPDYRRCATISIYLLPILLLVASLFVGRYQMPASLVIADIVNTVISFISGTASPVSTQHTVLFSVRLPRILASLLVGSSLSLAGVSFQGVFRNPLVSPYILGVGAGAGFGACAGILLWDSQLAIQLLSFACGLIAMFGAISMGKVSKGTGTLVFVLSGIIVGSIFTALISLAKYVADPYDDLPEIVFWLMGSLSSIRYNDLLWIIAPMLLGTLVLFLLRWRINILSLGDEEARSLGVNVDQIRLIIIICATLITSAAVSISGVIGWVGLVVPHIARMIVGPNYNRLLPMSMVIGASFMLLVDDLARTVTATEIPLGIITSLLGAPLFAYLLKRGRMGWN; this is encoded by the coding sequence ATGCCTGATTACAGGCGATGTGCCACCATTTCAATTTATTTGCTTCCAATATTGTTATTAGTTGCTTCACTCTTTGTTGGCAGGTACCAGATGCCAGCATCACTTGTAATTGCTGATATCGTGAATACAGTAATTTCCTTTATATCAGGAACTGCAAGCCCGGTATCCACACAACATACTGTGCTTTTCAGTGTAAGGTTACCAAGAATTCTAGCATCCTTGCTCGTTGGTTCATCACTTTCGCTTGCAGGAGTATCTTTCCAGGGAGTATTCCGAAATCCACTGGTATCACCTTATATTCTTGGCGTGGGAGCCGGCGCAGGTTTTGGTGCATGTGCAGGTATTTTACTCTGGGACAGCCAGCTCGCAATACAACTGCTGTCATTTGCCTGTGGACTGATAGCAATGTTTGGAGCCATCAGTATGGGAAAGGTCAGCAAAGGAACAGGAACTCTTGTATTCGTTCTTTCAGGAATAATCGTAGGTTCGATATTCACAGCCCTTATCTCACTTGCAAAATACGTGGCTGACCCTTATGATGACCTGCCGGAAATTGTGTTCTGGCTCATGGGAAGCCTGTCTTCAATAAGATATAACGATCTGCTCTGGATTATTGCACCAATGCTCCTGGGAACATTGGTGCTTTTCCTCCTGAGATGGAGAATCAATATCCTGTCACTGGGGGATGAAGAAGCACGCTCTCTTGGAGTAAATGTTGACCAGATACGCCTGATAATTATTATCTGTGCCACTCTTATCACATCGGCTGCTGTGAGTATCAGCGGTGTTATCGGATGGGTGGGACTTGTGGTACCACATATTGCAAGGATGATCGTAGGTCCGAATTACAACCGGCTTCTGCCAATGAGCATGGTGATCGGTGCATCCTTCATGCTTCTGGTAGATGACCTTGCAAGAACTGTAACTGCAACAGAAATACCGCTGGGAATAATCACTTCCCTGCTTGGTGCACCGTTATTTGCATACCTTCTGAAAAGGGGGCGTATGGGATGGAATTAG
- a CDS encoding ABC transporter ATP-binding protein translates to MELELILEVDSLAYSYGKGPVFEDVSFSMKGGEVMCVLGPNGVGKSTLIKCIAGIFKPAAGSVRIQGEDTQTMTSGSIAKKVGYVPQQNETVFPFDVLDFVVMGRTPHLSLFGSPGEGDMEIAWKSLETVGVEHLSDRTLNSLSGGQRQMVLIARALAQEPALLLLDEPTAHLDFGNQVLVLETVKKLSASGMSIVMNTHMPDHAFLVGSNAVALTGGKLLACGPVPSVVNSQTMSSVYGIDVTVRDISDINRKVCVPCGSGKC, encoded by the coding sequence ATGGAATTAGAATTAATCTTAGAAGTAGATTCACTGGCATATTCGTATGGTAAAGGACCGGTCTTTGAGGATGTATCATTTTCAATGAAAGGTGGGGAAGTAATGTGTGTACTTGGACCCAACGGAGTTGGTAAATCCACACTTATCAAATGCATTGCAGGTATTTTCAAACCTGCTGCAGGTTCTGTCCGTATACAGGGCGAAGATACTCAAACAATGACTTCAGGGTCTATTGCAAAGAAAGTCGGATATGTGCCTCAACAGAACGAGACCGTTTTCCCATTCGACGTACTGGATTTTGTGGTGATGGGAAGAACACCTCATCTTTCACTCTTCGGTTCGCCGGGAGAAGGTGATATGGAAATTGCATGGAAGTCCCTTGAAACAGTCGGTGTTGAGCACCTTTCTGACAGGACATTGAATAGTCTCAGTGGAGGACAACGGCAGATGGTGCTTATTGCCCGTGCTCTTGCACAGGAACCAGCACTTTTATTATTGGATGAACCTACTGCGCATCTTGATTTTGGAAACCAGGTGTTGGTTCTTGAAACCGTAAAGAAACTTTCAGCATCAGGAATGTCGATTGTTATGAACACTCACATGCCTGACCATGCTTTCCTTGTAGGCAGCAATGCAGTTGCTCTGACAGGTGGTAAACTACTTGCCTGCGGACCGGTTCCATCGGTTGTGAACAGTCAGACAATGTCATCTGTTTATGGTATAGATGTCACTGTAAGAGACATATCTGATATTAACAGAAAAGTCTGTGTCCCGTGTGGAAGTGGAAAGTGCTGA
- a CDS encoding S-layer protein domain-containing protein, whose amino-acid sequence MIQQFGKTIILSIILLFVLATASPCLATNVDIRGAPIDTGSTDSGNISWDYSTFPGMFFAANKYTQLVKGAGEHLYYQDDGRNPAIGSANPTANVIDEGELIYTTSQLASKYSVYSEEQNVTKVTKFYTISIFGTSYCAVDNDATTLAKILMKQDSSDKKTLKSGDKWEMKNGYSLVMNAVDIEGSKCYVTLYKGDEELDTGVISTEATTDDRIYTVEQECADGSEHIYFLTYVDSIFAGQEDNFAVLKYTWLADKDSYTEIENGDEFGNFEVDEATESGLVLSNSNTITMTVSAGSSTAITGDWFFMSSDKEKGSNGGYVFYPVKRVVIEDTPTENAVTEETIEASEEDDEDTVIVDMSESEEDVDASTSNTDQPSPDDSVPDDSAVENSIPGFEGYIAILAISMLLFFRRNKL is encoded by the coding sequence ATGATACAACAATTTGGAAAAACAATAATATTGAGTATAATACTACTTTTTGTTCTTGCAACGGCCTCTCCCTGTCTGGCCACAAATGTGGATATAAGGGGGGCTCCTATAGATACCGGTTCTACGGATTCTGGAAATATTTCCTGGGATTATTCTACTTTTCCCGGAATGTTTTTTGCTGCAAATAAGTACACTCAACTCGTCAAAGGTGCCGGGGAACACCTGTACTATCAAGATGACGGAAGAAATCCTGCAATAGGTTCAGCCAATCCAACAGCAAATGTAATCGATGAAGGTGAACTTATATACACAACAAGTCAGCTTGCTTCAAAATACAGTGTCTATTCTGAAGAGCAGAACGTAACAAAGGTGACAAAATTCTATACAATCTCCATATTTGGAACTTCATACTGTGCAGTTGACAACGATGCTACTACGCTTGCAAAGATATTGATGAAACAGGATAGTTCCGATAAGAAGACACTTAAAAGTGGTGATAAGTGGGAGATGAAGAATGGATATTCTCTTGTGATGAATGCTGTGGACATTGAAGGTTCAAAATGTTATGTTACCCTTTACAAGGGCGATGAAGAGCTTGACACCGGCGTGATTTCAACAGAAGCTACAACAGATGACAGGATATACACTGTTGAACAAGAATGTGCAGATGGTTCGGAACATATATATTTCCTGACATATGTAGATTCCATATTCGCAGGCCAGGAGGATAATTTTGCAGTTCTCAAATATACGTGGCTTGCAGACAAGGACAGTTATACAGAAATAGAAAACGGTGATGAGTTCGGTAATTTTGAAGTCGATGAAGCTACGGAATCCGGACTTGTACTATCCAACAGTAATACTATTACTATGACTGTAAGTGCCGGATCTTCTACAGCAATTACAGGTGACTGGTTCTTTATGTCCTCTGACAAGGAAAAAGGCAGTAACGGAGGATATGTATTCTATCCTGTAAAAAGAGTTGTTATAGAGGATACACCTACAGAAAATGCAGTTACAGAGGAAACAATCGAAGCTTCGGAAGAAGACGATGAGGATACTGTAATAGTAGATATGTCTGAATCAGAGGAGGATGTTGATGCTTCAACTAGTAACACGGATCAGCCCTCACCAGATGATTCAGTTCCAGATGATTCTGCTGTAGAGAATTCCATTCCTGGATTTGAGGGTTACATAGCCATTCTTGCAATTTCTATGTTGCTCTTCTTCCGCAGAAATAAATTATAA
- the pheT gene encoding phenylalanine--tRNA ligase subunit beta yields the protein MPIITLPYDDLEQLTGTDKDTIIERVPMIGADIERIEEESIDIEFFPDRPDLYSVEGVARALRGFLDIEPGFREYEVKPYTVEIRKDENIDSVRPVFGCAIVRGVNFSSSAIKTLMDLQESLHWGLGRDRKKVSIGVHDLSKVQPPFRYIAADPDFSFVPLDFTEPMTMREILEKHPKGTRFAHILDGFDMYPLILDANDNVLSFPPIINGTLTMVTEDTTDLLVDVTGLSNEVYTALNIVTTALAERGGEIEYVKVINADGTEDIPLDLGPRVKVLERAEIDGLIGMELPADEIINQLGRMGFGAKELEDGRIEVQIPRYRADILDNSDIIEDIAVGYGFDKIPAVFPMNATVGKSHMLSDISTDMREIMTGLGYLQVMPFTLTSDRVHFDWMCREKTDDVTYVMHPISEDQTMVRTTILPNLIEILSMNQHRELPQKIFEAGDVVINGKNGLHLAAVSISPQANFTEVRELVDALMRERLVEYEVVESEDPAFMEGRRADILVNGKKIGVMGELFPQVIVNFGLGQPVVGFEIDLLD from the coding sequence ATGCCTATTATAACCTTACCATATGATGACCTTGAACAATTAACCGGAACAGACAAGGATACAATTATTGAGCGCGTGCCGATGATAGGCGCAGATATCGAGCGTATAGAAGAGGAGTCAATTGATATCGAATTCTTCCCTGACCGCCCGGACCTTTACAGTGTAGAGGGCGTTGCACGTGCATTGCGTGGTTTTCTTGATATAGAACCCGGTTTCAGGGAATATGAGGTCAAGCCTTACACAGTTGAGATTAGAAAAGACGAGAATATAGATTCAGTTCGTCCGGTTTTTGGCTGTGCAATCGTCCGTGGTGTAAATTTCAGTTCAAGTGCTATCAAGACGCTGATGGACCTTCAGGAATCACTCCACTGGGGACTTGGACGTGACCGTAAAAAAGTCTCAATAGGTGTGCACGATCTCTCAAAGGTTCAGCCTCCTTTCAGGTATATTGCAGCAGACCCGGATTTCAGTTTTGTTCCTCTTGATTTTACAGAACCAATGACCATGAGGGAAATACTTGAGAAGCATCCAAAAGGAACACGCTTCGCACATATCCTTGATGGTTTTGACATGTATCCACTTATCCTTGATGCAAACGACAATGTGCTCTCATTCCCGCCAATAATTAACGGTACACTCACAATGGTAACTGAAGATACAACCGATCTTCTGGTGGATGTCACAGGACTTAGCAATGAAGTGTACACTGCACTCAACATAGTCACAACAGCTCTTGCAGAACGTGGCGGAGAAATAGAGTATGTTAAGGTTATCAATGCAGACGGAACCGAGGATATTCCTCTAGACCTGGGCCCAAGAGTAAAGGTGCTTGAAAGAGCAGAGATCGATGGTCTTATTGGTATGGAACTTCCGGCTGACGAGATAATTAACCAGCTTGGAAGAATGGGCTTTGGTGCAAAAGAACTTGAGGACGGACGTATTGAAGTTCAGATACCACGCTACCGTGCAGATATTCTTGATAACTCTGACATCATTGAAGATATCGCAGTTGGATACGGCTTTGACAAGATTCCTGCAGTATTTCCGATGAATGCAACAGTAGGCAAGTCTCACATGCTTTCAGACATAAGCACTGATATGCGTGAGATCATGACTGGACTTGGATATCTTCAGGTCATGCCGTTCACACTTACAAGTGACAGGGTTCACTTTGACTGGATGTGCAGGGAAAAGACCGATGATGTCACCTATGTAATGCATCCGATAAGCGAAGACCAGACAATGGTCAGGACAACTATCCTGCCGAATCTCATTGAGATACTTTCCATGAACCAGCACAGGGAGCTTCCACAGAAGATTTTTGAAGCTGGTGATGTTGTTATCAACGGTAAGAACGGCCTGCACCTTGCAGCTGTTTCCATAAGCCCACAGGCAAATTTCACAGAAGTAAGGGAACTTGTGGATGCTCTTATGCGTGAAAGACTTGTGGAATACGAGGTCGTGGAATCAGAAGATCCGGCTTTCATGGAAGGCAGAAGGGCTGACATTCTTGTAAATGGCAAAAAAATAGGTGTCATGGGAGAACTGTTCCCTCAGGTTATAGTTAATTTCGGCCTTGGTCAGCCAGTTGTAGGATTTGAGATCGATCTTCTTGATTGA
- a CDS encoding UbiA family prenyltransferase, giving the protein MSSNVHAVSSGFGFRNDIVMLMSILWRELVFGGHLFALGSVSVVMACSIVFMIPVSWDILFVTYLLFYAIYLYDYTQGASSDETTNSSRAKYLLCKNKSKCTVIITSLVLLTIMMVFTSVIITIIGMSILILGLLYGSHFKKLTKKIPAFKNVFVSIVWAFMAIFAFIYYSVPITYGAIMLALFVFIRMMNIQILFDVRDLEGDRKDGLLTVPAILGDKKYPFILRLINIVSVVFILGCVLIGLLPVFTLAVIPMFYYAVSYINRVVKSRKEYTSYIFAAFEPIMWSIFIFAGKYVTMLSVF; this is encoded by the coding sequence ATGAGTTCTAATGTACATGCAGTCAGTTCCGGATTCGGATTTAGAAATGATATCGTAATGCTTATGAGTATTCTCTGGAGAGAACTGGTATTTGGTGGCCATCTCTTTGCTTTAGGGTCAGTTTCTGTTGTAATGGCTTGTTCAATTGTGTTTATGATTCCTGTAAGCTGGGATATTCTTTTTGTGACATATCTTCTGTTCTACGCAATCTACCTTTACGATTATACTCAGGGTGCAAGCTCTGATGAAACTACAAACAGCAGTCGTGCAAAGTATCTGTTATGTAAGAACAAGAGCAAGTGTACAGTCATTATCACTTCTCTGGTACTTCTCACCATAATGATGGTCTTCACATCAGTTATTATAACTATAATTGGAATGTCAATCCTTATTCTTGGTCTTCTCTATGGAAGTCATTTTAAGAAACTCACAAAAAAGATCCCGGCATTTAAGAATGTCTTTGTTTCTATCGTCTGGGCATTCATGGCAATTTTCGCATTCATCTATTATTCAGTGCCAATAACATACGGTGCAATTATGCTTGCACTGTTCGTCTTCATTCGCATGATGAATATACAGATTCTCTTTGATGTAAGAGATTTGGAAGGTGACCGTAAAGATGGCCTTCTGACAGTTCCTGCAATTCTTGGAGACAAGAAATATCCTTTCATTCTCAGACTTATTAACATCGTGTCAGTTGTATTCATACTGGGATGTGTTTTAATCGGTCTTCTGCCGGTTTTCACACTTGCAGTAATTCCAATGTTCTATTACGCTGTAAGTTACATTAACAGGGTTGTAAAGTCCAGAAAAGAATACACATCTTATATCTTTGCAGCATTTGAACCAATTATGTGGTCGATTTTCATCTTTGCTGGAAAGTACGTTACAATGCTCAGTGTTTTCTAA